A single genomic interval of Streptomyces sp. NBC_01296 harbors:
- a CDS encoding vWA domain-containing protein: MSTNKIQHKVNHVALVVDCSGSMHQHQSQLIRVVDEFVAGLKAESDSLGHETRISLYSFDHKVENLVWDMDVKHLPSMRGLYKVKNGATALIEASLKSLDDLGHIWEEYGEHSFLQIVVTDGEENASGGDRRHDGDMTILGPWLDKIAAKMGALPGHWTSAILVPNSLAKRTAQNYGFPAGNIAIWDADSQEGVEEAIGTVRAAATSFLRGREKGVRGTKNLFAVGQDISVDEVRANLEPVPADKYRLLKVDTEVEIRSFVDSHPGVTYERGSCYYQLGTRVQVQPDKEVIVVEKDTDRAYTGDAARSLLFGTGIQGTVSVKAGRNPKLEVYVQSRSVNRKLKPKTRLLIMLST, from the coding sequence ATGTCCACCAACAAGATCCAGCACAAGGTGAACCACGTCGCGCTGGTAGTGGACTGTTCCGGTTCCATGCATCAACACCAGAGTCAACTCATCCGTGTCGTGGACGAGTTCGTGGCGGGGTTGAAGGCCGAGTCGGACAGTCTCGGTCACGAGACCCGGATCAGCCTCTACTCCTTCGACCACAAGGTGGAGAACCTGGTCTGGGACATGGACGTGAAGCACCTGCCGTCCATGCGGGGTCTCTACAAGGTCAAAAACGGCGCTACCGCCCTCATCGAGGCCTCTCTGAAGTCGCTGGACGACCTGGGTCACATCTGGGAGGAGTACGGCGAGCACAGTTTCCTCCAGATCGTGGTGACGGACGGCGAGGAGAACGCCTCCGGCGGCGACAGGCGGCACGACGGCGACATGACCATCCTCGGCCCCTGGCTCGACAAGATCGCGGCGAAGATGGGTGCGCTTCCGGGGCACTGGACTTCCGCGATCCTCGTTCCGAACTCCCTGGCGAAGCGGACCGCCCAGAACTACGGCTTCCCGGCCGGAAACATCGCCATCTGGGATGCGGATTCGCAGGAGGGCGTCGAGGAGGCGATCGGTACCGTGCGCGCCGCCGCCACCAGCTTCCTCCGCGGCCGCGAGAAGGGCGTGCGCGGTACGAAGAACCTGTTCGCCGTCGGCCAGGACATCTCGGTCGACGAGGTGCGGGCGAACCTCGAACCGGTGCCGGCCGACAAGTACCGGCTCCTGAAGGTCGACACGGAGGTCGAGATCCGGTCGTTCGTCGATTCGCACCCGGGCGTGACGTACGAACGCGGGTCGTGCTACTACCAGCTGGGCACCCGGGTGCAGGTCCAGCCCGACAAGGAAGTCATCGTGGTCGAGAAGGACACCGACCGCGCATACACGGGCGACGCGGCACGCAGTCTTCTGTTCGGCACGGGCATCCAGGGGACCGTCTCCGTGAAGGCGGGGCGCAATCCCAAGCTCGAGGTATACGTGCAGAGCCGTTCGGTGAACCGGAAGCTCAAGCCGAAGACGCGTCTGCTCATCATGCTGTCAACTTGA
- a CDS encoding D-alanyl-D-alanine carboxypeptidase, with amino-acid sequence MKAVAVAGGSPETPEAEGTEVPVADPGTQDTPPGAGGPDTPEPAEAETPAGAEAEAGATETEPEEDAPAAPAAKPEAHPKPKAPTKPDADAEPKPEAGAEPEADAGPESGAVPGADVDPESAAELDADVDPEADVEPEAEAELDADAGPEAGADAEAGAEADAEAGPEAGAEPEADVEPEAGAEADADAGSEAGAEPEAGAEAEDGSEDEPEAGETAPEAEARPDTEAEPDAEVGDGVVPGPETEAGDGGVGAGGQDEGAPDEEAGAAEEPAEAGPADEAGRESRPVPSWARDGEADAERTSQFVALKDLDAPAEKAPWPQAVPQNRTPAPARTPAPAPARTPATAPASAPAPATAPVDFVEPTRKVPLPPQPPLDLLAELTNTAPAPETPRRTAVRRVKIWTPILLLLAGAATGAQLLRPLPAPQLVAAEQAHTLDGQFSVPWPAKGQGAVRVPGSGDIGTFGEQKPVPTASVAKVMTAYVVLKGHPLRKGESGAQIEVDEKTVADGTSDHESRIEGLVAGTKFSQQDMLKMLMIPSGNNVARLLARWDSGSDSEAAFVAKMNAAAKELGMENTTYTDPSGLDAATVSTSADQLKLAEAVMKDEAFRAVVALPSAEIKGLSTTLTNNNTLLSVNGLSIRGIKTGSSTPAGGTLMWAAYKSVGDETPLILGTLMDQHVDGPDPDGANSLKLVLANSKKIIEAVRQALNSAPVVRKGQAVGHVDDGLGGRTPLVATKDLNVIGVPGQQLKLTLRPGASKVPHAAKAGTEVGVLTAGDGEGAKSVPVAVGTDLAEPSFAARVTRRL; translated from the coding sequence ATGAAGGCGGTAGCGGTGGCGGGCGGTTCCCCGGAGACTCCGGAGGCGGAAGGGACCGAGGTCCCGGTCGCGGATCCCGGTACGCAGGACACGCCCCCCGGCGCCGGCGGCCCGGACACCCCGGAGCCCGCAGAGGCCGAAACCCCTGCCGGGGCCGAGGCCGAGGCCGGCGCCACGGAGACCGAGCCCGAGGAGGACGCCCCGGCCGCCCCCGCGGCGAAGCCAGAAGCCCACCCGAAGCCCAAGGCGCCGACCAAGCCGGACGCTGACGCGGAGCCAAAGCCTGAGGCGGGGGCCGAGCCGGAGGCTGACGCGGGACCCGAGTCGGGGGCCGTGCCGGGGGCTGACGTGGACCCGGAGTCGGCAGCCGAGCTGGATGCTGACGTGGACCCGGAGGCTGACGTGGAGCCAGAGGCGGAAGCGGAGCTGGATGCTGACGCGGGACCCGAGGCGGGGGCCGATGCGGAGGCGGGGGCTGAGGCGGACGCTGAGGCGGGACCTGAGGCGGGGGCCGAGCCCGAGGCTGACGTGGAGCCCGAGGCGGGGGCTGAGGCGGACGCTGACGCGGGATCCGAGGCGGGGGCTGAGCCGGAGGCCGGCGCGGAGGCCGAAGACGGGTCCGAGGACGAGCCCGAGGCCGGCGAGACCGCTCCCGAGGCCGAAGCACGGCCCGACACGGAGGCGGAGCCCGACGCGGAGGTCGGCGACGGGGTCGTACCCGGGCCCGAGACGGAGGCCGGCGACGGGGGTGTTGGTGCGGGGGGCCAGGACGAGGGCGCGCCTGACGAGGAGGCCGGGGCGGCCGAGGAGCCCGCAGAGGCCGGTCCGGCGGACGAGGCGGGCCGGGAGTCCCGGCCGGTGCCGTCCTGGGCTCGGGACGGCGAGGCCGATGCGGAGCGGACCAGCCAGTTCGTGGCCCTGAAGGACCTGGACGCCCCGGCGGAGAAGGCCCCTTGGCCGCAAGCCGTACCGCAGAACCGGACCCCGGCCCCGGCCCGGACCCCGGCCCCCGCCCCGGCCCGGACCCCGGCCACGGCTCCGGCCTCCGCCCCGGCCCCGGCCACGGCCCCCGTGGATTTCGTCGAGCCCACCCGCAAGGTCCCGCTGCCCCCGCAGCCCCCGCTGGATCTGCTCGCCGAGCTCACCAACACCGCACCCGCGCCCGAGACCCCGCGCCGCACCGCCGTCCGGCGCGTGAAGATCTGGACCCCGATCCTGCTGCTCCTGGCCGGCGCGGCCACCGGCGCGCAGCTGCTGCGCCCGCTGCCCGCCCCGCAGCTCGTCGCGGCCGAGCAGGCACACACCCTCGACGGGCAGTTCTCCGTACCGTGGCCCGCGAAGGGCCAGGGCGCCGTACGCGTGCCCGGTTCCGGCGACATCGGCACGTTCGGCGAGCAGAAGCCGGTCCCCACGGCGAGCGTCGCCAAGGTGATGACGGCCTACGTGGTCCTCAAGGGACACCCGCTCCGCAAGGGCGAGTCCGGTGCCCAGATCGAGGTCGACGAGAAGACCGTCGCGGACGGCACCTCGGATCACGAGTCCCGGATCGAGGGCCTCGTCGCCGGTACGAAGTTCAGCCAGCAGGACATGCTGAAGATGCTCATGATCCCGTCGGGCAACAACGTGGCCCGGCTGCTGGCGCGCTGGGACTCCGGCAGCGACTCCGAGGCGGCGTTCGTAGCGAAGATGAACGCCGCCGCCAAGGAACTCGGCATGGAGAACACCACGTACACGGACCCCAGTGGTCTGGACGCGGCAACCGTCAGCACGTCCGCCGACCAGCTGAAGCTGGCGGAGGCCGTGATGAAGGACGAGGCGTTCCGCGCGGTGGTCGCGCTGCCGAGCGCCGAGATCAAGGGGCTGTCCACGACGCTCACCAACAACAACACCCTGCTCTCGGTCAACGGCCTCAGCATCCGCGGCATCAAGACCGGCTCCAGCACCCCCGCGGGCGGCACCCTGATGTGGGCGGCGTACAAGTCGGTCGGCGACGAGACCCCGCTGATCCTCGGCACGCTCATGGACCAGCACGTGGACGGCCCGGACCCCGACGGGGCGAACAGCCTGAAGCTCGTCCTGGCCAACAGCAAGAAGATCATCGAGGCGGTACGGCAGGCGCTCAACTCGGCTCCGGTGGTCCGCAAGGGCCAGGCGGTCGGCCACGTGGACGACGGTCTCGGCGGCCGTACCCCACTGGTGGCCACGAAGGACCTGAACGTGATCGGCGTACCGGGCCAGCAGCTGAAGCTCACCCTGCGGCCGGGGGCGTCCAAGGTCCCGCACGCCGCGAAGGCGGGAACCGAGGTCGGCGTCCTGACGGCCGGCGACGGGGAGGGCGCGAAGAGCGTGCCCGTGGCCGTCGGGACCGACCTGGCCGAACCCTCCTTCGCCGCCCGGGTCACCCGCCGGCTCTAG
- a CDS encoding amino acid adenylation domain-containing protein: MTTAPLSRPDEAGAAVTTVASWQQTLAALNDTAAPVPRGPVAQLLAERARPVADRPAVLARDRNLTHGELHGLAEALAVRLRERGAGPGVLVRVCLPRSAELVVAVLAVLRAGAAYVPLDPDHPAERLAQLVDSAPAPITLTSARLAHLFPAPGVLEVDLDAPGAVGPAVPEPGGPQPGPADLAYVIHTSGSTGRPKGVAIEQHSLANLLEAAAVPFGLAPGRRVLQFASPAFDVSVWEILATLWAGAAVVVFDEPVASAEILAALVRERRADTVFLLAALLAQLDPAAFPGVRTVVTGGESFSQALVDRWAPGRDLIYVYGPTEATVFQSWHRCLPGAPGEPATIGRPMANLRYSVRDGSGVPVGPGVDGELWIGGAGVGRGYLGLPDAGAPRFVRDPDDPRPGARLYRTGDLARHRADGTLDFRGRADRQLKIRGFRIEPGEVEVALTALPGVAAAAVVVPEGTAQPLLAGYVVTDGPLPADWRARLAERLPYYMVPAAVIPLDRMPSTPNGKIDRRNLSARPLPTAAPALPADPAPEDSAGLVPCADAGGAADSVRAVVRDLFSEAFGRPVPDQGDFFLLGGNSLKAAALAVEAAQRLSVPVRVRDVFECPCVTDLADRLATRVASATAEAEAEAETGAEGEAEAGAPAGDTDGSRGVSGAQRWLWLENRTRGAGARESAAYHVPMLLECHGDADPEALGAAFARLQELHPQLRTVFHEEWGEPVPGPAPERARLAVLDLPDEAARAAAVQEWAHAPFDLAQGPLVRAALLRRPGGRDRLLVVLHHIVGDQTSLEIIARALAGTGPDPAPGLPGRAAHEPPSGDELPYWRSRLSPPPAPLPLPVDHPRTGPAGRATAVATAHLGAAELEALEELARSRRTGLFPVLAAAVTATLHDATGAGDISLGTAVSRRPALGPGSADAVGCMVNTVVLRTAVRGGSPCVALVDDLADQAVGAMDHGGLPFSELVRTLEPPRNPGRNPFFDVWVTLWDEIDTGPGPLRLVGGPIPLVEGLFDLSFQFSRGSSGLKLLLQYDCTLYEPGTAQGLAERAAHAARRLSTAGPQTLVGSLTPRAQAPQAPTGRPAFEGFSWGATRP; encoded by the coding sequence ATGACCACAGCACCTTTGTCCCGCCCCGACGAGGCGGGAGCAGCGGTGACCACCGTGGCCAGCTGGCAGCAGACCCTGGCCGCGCTCAACGACACGGCCGCGCCCGTCCCGCGGGGCCCGGTGGCGCAGCTGCTCGCCGAGCGCGCCCGCCCGGTCGCGGACCGGCCCGCCGTGCTGGCCCGCGACCGGAACCTCACCCACGGGGAACTGCACGGCCTCGCCGAGGCGCTCGCGGTACGGCTGCGCGAGCGCGGGGCGGGGCCGGGCGTCCTGGTCCGGGTCTGCCTGCCCCGCTCCGCCGAGCTGGTCGTCGCCGTGCTCGCGGTGCTGCGCGCCGGAGCCGCGTACGTACCGCTGGACCCGGACCATCCGGCCGAGCGGCTCGCCCAGCTCGTCGACAGCGCCCCCGCGCCGATCACCCTGACCAGTGCCCGGCTCGCCCACCTGTTCCCCGCACCGGGTGTGCTGGAGGTCGACCTGGACGCGCCGGGCGCCGTCGGCCCGGCCGTACCGGAGCCGGGCGGGCCGCAGCCGGGCCCGGCCGACCTCGCGTACGTCATCCACACCTCGGGCTCCACCGGCCGCCCCAAGGGGGTGGCCATCGAACAGCACTCCCTGGCCAATCTGCTGGAGGCCGCCGCCGTCCCCTTCGGCCTCGCCCCGGGCCGGCGCGTGCTCCAGTTCGCCAGCCCCGCGTTCGACGTCTCGGTGTGGGAGATCCTCGCGACCCTGTGGGCCGGGGCGGCCGTCGTCGTCTTCGACGAGCCCGTCGCCTCCGCCGAGATCCTGGCCGCACTGGTCCGCGAACGGCGCGCCGACACCGTGTTCCTGCTCGCCGCGCTGCTGGCCCAGCTGGACCCGGCCGCCTTCCCGGGCGTACGGACGGTCGTCACCGGCGGCGAGTCCTTCAGCCAGGCGCTGGTGGACCGCTGGGCCCCGGGCCGCGACCTCATCTACGTCTACGGGCCCACCGAGGCCACCGTGTTCCAGTCCTGGCACCGGTGCCTGCCCGGCGCCCCCGGGGAGCCGGCGACCATCGGCCGCCCCATGGCCAACCTGCGCTACTCGGTGCGCGACGGCTCCGGCGTGCCGGTCGGCCCCGGCGTCGACGGCGAGCTGTGGATCGGCGGCGCCGGCGTGGGCCGGGGCTACCTGGGCCTGCCCGACGCGGGCGCCCCACGCTTCGTACGCGACCCCGACGACCCCCGCCCCGGGGCCCGGCTCTACCGCACCGGCGACCTGGCCCGCCACCGCGCGGACGGCACCCTGGACTTCCGCGGGCGCGCCGACCGGCAGCTGAAGATCCGCGGCTTCCGCATCGAGCCCGGCGAGGTGGAGGTGGCGCTCACCGCTCTGCCGGGCGTCGCGGCCGCCGCCGTGGTCGTGCCCGAGGGGACGGCGCAGCCGCTGCTCGCCGGGTACGTGGTCACCGACGGGCCGCTGCCCGCCGACTGGCGGGCCAGGCTGGCCGAGCGGCTGCCGTACTACATGGTCCCGGCAGCGGTGATCCCGCTGGACCGTATGCCGAGCACTCCCAACGGGAAGATAGACCGCCGCAACCTCTCCGCCCGCCCCCTCCCCACGGCGGCTCCGGCGCTCCCGGCCGATCCGGCCCCCGAAGACTCCGCCGGGCTCGTGCCCTGCGCGGATGCCGGTGGGGCGGCCGACTCCGTCCGTGCCGTGGTGCGGGATCTGTTCTCCGAGGCGTTCGGCCGACCGGTCCCGGACCAGGGCGACTTCTTCCTGCTCGGGGGCAACAGCCTCAAGGCCGCCGCGCTGGCTGTGGAGGCGGCGCAACGGCTGTCCGTACCGGTCCGCGTCCGCGACGTGTTCGAATGCCCCTGCGTCACCGACCTCGCCGACCGGCTGGCGACACGCGTCGCCTCCGCGACGGCCGAGGCGGAAGCGGAAGCGGAGACCGGGGCCGAGGGCGAGGCCGAGGCCGGGGCCCCGGCCGGGGACACCGACGGGTCGCGGGGCGTCAGCGGGGCCCAGCGGTGGCTGTGGCTGGAGAACCGGACCCGGGGTGCCGGGGCGCGCGAGAGCGCCGCGTACCACGTGCCGATGCTGCTGGAGTGCCACGGCGACGCCGATCCCGAGGCACTGGGCGCCGCGTTCGCCCGCCTCCAGGAGCTCCATCCGCAGCTGCGCACCGTCTTCCACGAGGAGTGGGGGGAGCCGGTGCCCGGCCCCGCGCCCGAGCGCGCCCGCCTGGCGGTCCTGGACCTGCCCGACGAGGCCGCCCGCGCGGCCGCCGTACAGGAGTGGGCCCATGCACCGTTCGACCTCGCCCAGGGGCCGCTGGTACGGGCCGCGCTGCTGCGCCGCCCCGGCGGCCGGGACCGGCTGCTGGTCGTCCTGCACCACATCGTCGGCGACCAGACCTCCCTCGAGATCATCGCCCGGGCCCTGGCCGGGACCGGCCCGGACCCGGCTCCGGGGCTGCCCGGCCGTGCTGCGCACGAGCCGCCCTCCGGGGACGAACTCCCGTACTGGCGCAGCCGGTTGAGCCCACCGCCGGCTCCGCTCCCGCTGCCCGTCGACCATCCGCGCACCGGCCCGGCGGGCCGGGCCACCGCGGTCGCGACCGCGCACCTCGGCGCCGCCGAACTCGAGGCGCTGGAGGAGCTCGCACGCAGCCGCCGTACGGGGCTGTTCCCCGTGCTGGCCGCCGCCGTCACCGCCACGCTGCACGACGCGACCGGCGCCGGCGACATCAGCCTCGGCACGGCCGTCAGCCGCCGCCCCGCCCTCGGGCCCGGCTCGGCGGACGCGGTGGGCTGCATGGTCAACACCGTGGTCCTGCGGACCGCCGTACGGGGCGGATCGCCCTGCGTCGCACTGGTCGACGACCTCGCGGACCAGGCGGTCGGCGCGATGGACCACGGCGGGCTGCCCTTCAGCGAGCTGGTGCGCACCCTGGAACCGCCGCGGAACCCGGGCCGCAACCCGTTCTTCGACGTGTGGGTGACCCTGTGGGACGAGATCGACACCGGGCCGGGCCCGCTCCGGCTCGTCGGCGGCCCCATCCCGCTGGTCGAGGGCCTGTTCGACCTCTCGTTCCAGTTCTCGCGTGGCTCGAGCGGCTTGAAACTGCTTCTCCAGTACGACTGCACACTCTACGAACCGGGCACGGCACAGGGACTGGCCGAAAGGGCCGCCCACGCCGCGCGCCGGCTGTCGACGGCCGGCCCGCAGACGCTGGTCGGCTCGCTCACGCCCCGGGCGCAGGCCCCGCAGGCCCCCACCGGCCGTCCGGCGTTCGAGGGGTTCTCCTGGGGGGCCACCCGGCCCTGA